From Synoicihabitans lomoniglobus, the proteins below share one genomic window:
- the fabG gene encoding 3-oxoacyl-[acyl-carrier-protein] reductase, which produces MTFTDRTALVTGAGRGIGKAIAETLAAQGVKIICVSKNPASCGGVADAINASGGTAVARAVDVSDGPAVEAAAAELIKEFGKIDILVNNAGITRDGLLARMSEEDWNAVIQTNLTSCFHWTKAIGWPMCRNRWGRIVNISSVSGITGNPGQANYSAAKAGMIGFSKTVAKEFARRNVTVNVVAPGFIKTDMTAELSEEVQKGVTDFIPMRRFGEPADIANATAFLCSEESAYMTGQVFTVDGGMAM; this is translated from the coding sequence ATGACATTTACTGATCGCACCGCGCTCGTCACCGGCGCCGGCCGAGGCATTGGCAAAGCCATTGCTGAAACGCTGGCCGCCCAAGGCGTCAAAATCATCTGCGTATCCAAAAACCCCGCCAGTTGCGGTGGCGTGGCCGATGCCATCAACGCGTCCGGCGGCACCGCCGTGGCCCGCGCCGTTGACGTGTCGGATGGTCCCGCCGTCGAGGCCGCCGCCGCCGAGCTCATCAAGGAGTTTGGCAAAATCGACATCCTCGTGAACAACGCCGGGATCACCCGGGACGGATTGCTCGCCCGGATGTCGGAAGAGGATTGGAACGCGGTGATTCAAACGAACCTCACCAGCTGCTTCCATTGGACCAAAGCGATTGGCTGGCCGATGTGCCGCAACCGCTGGGGGCGCATCGTCAATATTTCCTCGGTTTCCGGTATCACCGGCAACCCCGGCCAGGCCAATTATTCGGCCGCCAAAGCCGGCATGATCGGTTTTTCCAAAACCGTCGCCAAGGAATTCGCTCGCCGCAACGTGACGGTAAACGTCGTTGCGCCGGGCTTTATCAAAACCGATATGACCGCCGAGTTGAGCGAAGAGGTGCAAAAGGGAGTGACTGATTTCATTCCCATGCGCCGCTTCGGTGAACCCGCCGATATCGCCAACGCCACCGCCTTCCTCTGCTCGGAAGAATCCGCCTATATGACCGGGCAGGTTTTTACCGTTGACGGCGGTATGGCGATGTGA
- the acpP gene encoding acyl carrier protein, which translates to MSDQKTIEQRVKEIIVNQLNVNEEQITPEASFLDDLGADSLDTVELIMAFEEEFKEEIQGEIPESDAEKLQTVGHVTDYIKGKAGNS; encoded by the coding sequence ATGTCCGACCAAAAAACCATCGAACAACGGGTTAAGGAAATAATCGTTAACCAACTCAATGTGAACGAAGAACAAATCACTCCAGAGGCTTCGTTCCTGGATGATTTGGGCGCCGATTCACTCGATACTGTCGAGCTGATCATGGCCTTCGAAGAAGAATTCAAGGAAGAGATTCAGGGCGAAATCCCCGAGTCCGATGCCGAGAAGCTTCAGACCGTCGGTCACGTGACCGACTACATCAAGGGTAAGGCTGGTAACAGCTAA
- the fabF gene encoding beta-ketoacyl-ACP synthase II: MPTLPDSQRVVVTGLGAIHGLGHDPDAFWASLAAGQPGVDRVSLFDPEPYACHIGAEVRDWQVEDHMDPKEARRNDRYTHFGFVAAKQAVTDSGLDFDRENPDEIGVLVGSGIGGMLTYEQQLRRLVEGGPRRVSPFTIPALIGNICSGLVAIHYGVRGPNFGVVSACATATHAIGEAMHMIRRGDAKVMIAGGAEAAITPFAYASFCSMKAMSTRNDDPQTASRPFSQGRDGFIMGEGAGVTVLESLEHAKARGARIYGEVAGYAATADAHHITMPDPEGKGLGMAMTRALRASSVAIDEVDYINAHGTSTPYNDKFETMAIKRLFGDHAAKLPVSSTKSMTGHLLGAAGGIEAVACLKAIEHQTLPPTINLHEPDPECDLDYVPNVAREARIDVVLSNNLGFGGQNAAIVFRKV, translated from the coding sequence ATGCCAACTCTGCCCGACTCGCAACGTGTGGTCGTGACCGGCCTCGGGGCCATTCACGGTCTGGGACATGATCCGGACGCCTTCTGGGCCAGTCTGGCCGCCGGCCAGCCCGGCGTCGATCGGGTGTCGCTGTTTGATCCCGAACCTTATGCCTGCCACATCGGTGCCGAAGTGCGGGACTGGCAGGTCGAGGATCACATGGATCCCAAGGAAGCGCGCCGCAACGACCGTTACACGCATTTTGGGTTCGTGGCGGCCAAACAGGCCGTGACTGATTCCGGACTCGATTTTGACCGGGAAAATCCGGACGAGATCGGGGTGCTGGTGGGGTCCGGCATCGGTGGCATGCTGACTTACGAACAGCAGTTGCGTCGCTTGGTCGAGGGTGGTCCGCGGCGCGTGTCCCCGTTCACGATTCCCGCGTTGATCGGCAATATTTGTTCGGGCTTGGTCGCGATCCATTACGGCGTGCGCGGACCCAATTTCGGCGTCGTTTCGGCGTGTGCCACCGCCACGCACGCTATCGGCGAAGCCATGCACATGATCCGTCGTGGCGATGCCAAGGTCATGATTGCGGGCGGAGCCGAGGCGGCCATCACGCCGTTTGCCTATGCCAGTTTCTGCTCGATGAAAGCGATGAGCACCCGCAACGACGATCCGCAGACCGCGAGCCGTCCGTTTTCCCAAGGGCGCGATGGATTTATCATGGGTGAAGGCGCGGGCGTTACCGTGCTGGAATCGCTGGAACACGCCAAGGCCCGGGGAGCGCGCATTTACGGCGAAGTGGCGGGTTATGCGGCCACGGCGGATGCGCATCACATCACGATGCCCGATCCGGAAGGCAAGGGACTCGGCATGGCGATGACGCGGGCGCTGCGCGCTTCCAGCGTGGCAATTGATGAAGTGGACTACATCAACGCGCATGGCACCTCCACGCCCTACAACGACAAGTTTGAGACCATGGCGATCAAGCGACTCTTTGGTGATCACGCCGCCAAGCTCCCGGTTTCATCGACGAAATCCATGACCGGCCACTTGTTGGGAGCGGCCGGCGGTATCGAAGCCGTGGCCTGCCTGAAAGCGATCGAGCATCAGACGTTGCCGCCCACGATCAATTTGCATGAACCCGATCCAGAGTGCGATTTGGACTACGTGCCCAATGTGGCGCGCGAGGCCCGGATTGACGTGGTGTTGAGTAACAACCTGGGTTTCGGCGGCCAAAACGCCGCCATCGTGTTTCGCAAGGTTTAG
- the rpmB gene encoding 50S ribosomal protein L28, whose product MSRICAITGKRPTTGSIIHRKGVAKKSGGIGTHVTKVTKRTFKPNVQRIRVKLPNGTVKRMWVSVKAIKAGLVQKV is encoded by the coding sequence ATGTCCCGAATCTGTGCCATTACTGGAAAGCGCCCTACCACGGGCAGCATCATTCACCGCAAAGGTGTCGCCAAAAAGAGCGGCGGCATCGGCACGCACGTGACCAAAGTCACGAAGCGCACCTTCAAGCCGAACGTCCAACGTATCCGCGTCAAGCTGCCCAACGGCACCGTGAAGCGCATGTGGGTCTCGGTGAAGGCCATCAAGGCCGGCCTCGTGCAAAAGGTCTGA
- a CDS encoding SAM-dependent methyltransferase, with protein MGSSTDRTVSPAFAAALQAVAPLDGFVSFEQFMDLALYDPTCGYYTTDRPRVGQDRATDFYTASSLGPIFGELVTAVVRTQLGSRNPADYTFIELGAEDGRSVLDDVAHPFRALKRVGIHDALTLSGPCVVFSNELFDAQPCARFIRADDGWLERGVMLDDGQVKEVSRPAAATIALPAAAATGYQLDWPFRAAALAKEIADHPWHGLFVAFDYGKSARELTQECPHGTVRAYHRHRQVTDVLASPGAQDLTCHICWDDLSAALHNAGFKVDPVLSQEAFFVKNAARALAEIMQSEAHGLSARKSGLMQLLHPSALGQKFQALTAWRDVC; from the coding sequence ATGGGTTCATCCACCGACCGCACTGTTTCTCCCGCCTTCGCCGCCGCCCTCCAAGCCGTCGCTCCTCTGGATGGATTTGTATCCTTCGAGCAGTTCATGGACCTGGCCCTCTATGATCCGACTTGCGGCTACTACACGACCGACCGACCCCGCGTCGGCCAGGACCGCGCCACCGATTTTTACACCGCGTCTTCCCTCGGGCCGATTTTCGGCGAGCTGGTGACAGCGGTCGTTCGCACCCAACTCGGTTCCCGGAATCCTGCCGATTACACCTTCATCGAACTCGGCGCCGAAGACGGCCGGTCCGTGCTCGACGACGTGGCGCACCCGTTTCGTGCCCTCAAACGCGTGGGCATCCATGACGCCCTCACGTTGTCCGGTCCCTGCGTCGTGTTCTCCAACGAACTTTTCGATGCGCAACCCTGCGCCCGTTTCATTCGAGCGGACGATGGCTGGTTGGAACGCGGCGTGATGCTTGACGACGGCCAGGTCAAAGAAGTCTCCCGCCCGGCCGCTGCGACCATCGCCTTACCTGCGGCCGCTGCGACCGGCTACCAACTGGACTGGCCCTTTCGCGCCGCCGCCCTGGCGAAGGAAATTGCCGACCACCCCTGGCACGGTCTTTTCGTGGCATTTGACTACGGCAAGAGCGCCCGCGAACTCACCCAGGAATGTCCCCACGGCACGGTGCGTGCCTATCATCGCCATCGCCAAGTGACCGATGTGCTGGCCTCCCCCGGTGCCCAGGATCTGACCTGCCATATTTGCTGGGATGACCTCTCGGCGGCTCTGCACAACGCCGGCTTCAAAGTGGATCCCGTGCTGTCGCAGGAAGCGTTTTTCGTAAAAAATGCCGCCCGGGCGCTCGCAGAAATTATGCAATCCGAAGCGCACGGGTTGTCGGCGCGAAAAAGTGGACTCATGCAACTCCTTCATCCATCGGCCCTTGGGCAGAAATTTCAGGCCCTGACGGCGTGGCGCGACGTTTGCTAA
- a CDS encoding S41 family peptidase, whose amino-acid sequence MDEPIYKSDALVTVAGMLKRILTITTGMMIGSLIAMGVLHVVGMLGFSGHAEVDDAADYYREVLALVENSYVDGAQTDPAEMTRTALEGLLGALDPHSEFMRARDYSSMQEDLDSTFGGIGVQIERRDGDVVVIAPISGTPGERAGIRRGDRVLKVDGENMRGRSIDDVVGVMRGKPGTEVRIAFGREGRETPFEVTIVREIIKVESVSDVTLLPGGIGYLRLVQFSEPTAAEFHAGIARLQSEGMQALIIDVRNNPGGLLTSAADVLEPFFAEGELMVYTQGRRKNDREEFRSTNADAPFDLPLAVLINAGSASASEIVAGALKDSGRAVIVGERSFGKGSVQSLYRLRNGEGLRLTTAKYYTPSGVVIHERGVEPQVDVIMTPEDDANVAVQRARSDLTDPVEFEQRFGFAPVPDRQLDAAVAILKAALLVDQRKGSEE is encoded by the coding sequence GTGGATGAACCCATTTACAAGAGCGATGCATTGGTCACAGTCGCCGGGATGCTCAAACGGATTCTCACGATCACGACCGGTATGATGATCGGCAGCCTCATCGCGATGGGGGTGTTGCATGTGGTCGGAATGTTGGGATTTTCGGGCCACGCGGAGGTCGATGACGCGGCGGACTATTACCGGGAAGTGCTGGCGTTGGTGGAGAACAGTTACGTCGACGGTGCCCAAACCGACCCGGCGGAAATGACGCGCACGGCGTTGGAGGGACTGCTGGGGGCGCTCGATCCCCACTCGGAATTTATGCGGGCGCGGGACTATTCCAGCATGCAGGAGGATCTCGACAGCACGTTTGGCGGCATCGGGGTGCAGATCGAACGCCGCGACGGCGATGTGGTGGTGATCGCACCGATTTCGGGCACCCCGGGGGAACGGGCCGGTATTCGACGGGGCGATCGCGTGCTCAAAGTCGACGGGGAGAACATGCGGGGGCGATCGATTGATGATGTCGTGGGTGTGATGCGGGGAAAGCCCGGCACCGAGGTACGCATCGCGTTCGGTCGTGAAGGTCGCGAAACGCCGTTTGAAGTCACCATCGTGCGGGAGATTATCAAGGTGGAGAGTGTTTCCGATGTGACACTACTGCCGGGGGGAATCGGTTATCTGCGACTGGTGCAGTTTTCGGAACCGACGGCGGCGGAATTTCACGCCGGAATCGCCCGACTCCAGTCCGAAGGCATGCAGGCGTTGATCATAGATGTGCGTAACAATCCGGGCGGTCTTTTGACCTCGGCGGCGGATGTATTGGAACCGTTCTTTGCAGAGGGGGAGTTGATGGTCTATACGCAGGGGCGGCGGAAAAACGACCGGGAAGAATTTCGTTCCACCAATGCCGATGCCCCGTTTGATCTGCCGCTGGCGGTGTTGATCAATGCCGGCAGTGCCAGCGCTTCCGAGATCGTGGCCGGTGCCCTCAAGGATTCCGGTCGGGCGGTGATCGTCGGCGAGCGCTCGTTTGGCAAAGGTTCGGTGCAAAGTCTTTATCGTTTGCGCAACGGCGAGGGACTGCGACTCACCACGGCCAAGTATTACACGCCGAGTGGCGTGGTGATCCACGAACGTGGGGTGGAGCCGCAGGTCGACGTCATCATGACTCCGGAGGACGATGCCAACGTGGCGGTGCAACGGGCGCGCAGCGACTTGACCGATCCGGTGGAGTTTGAGCAACGCTTCGGCTTTGCCCCGGTGCCCGATCGGCAGTTGGACGCGGCCGTGGCGATATTGAAAGCGGCACTGCTCGTCGATCAACGCAAGGGTTCGGAAGAATGA
- the tsaD gene encoding tRNA (adenosine(37)-N6)-threonylcarbamoyltransferase complex transferase subunit TsaD produces MILALESSCDETALALFDPARGLVGEWVNSQMALHERYGGVVPDLATREHLRTVGPMLEVVRAQHDLAAVSQIAVTHGPGLAGCLAIGSAAAKALSVALGVPLVGVNHLRGHAFSPFITLHAVAPAEFEARLAALLPHLGLVVSGGNTLLFSLDTDRRIKLISSTRDDAAGEALDKGAKLLGLGYPGGPLVEKLAQNGDPTAYDFPRGIGNKAELDFSFSGLKTSLRYQLEKMSPDEIAVRTPDLCASYQQAVIDALVRKSKLALRTGTFRSIGLSGGVANNRPLRTAMSTMAQRQGVAWVAAEPRHTGDNGGMIAFAAWVDPTVASTDPVRLEIHPSLPLAVPAANQD; encoded by the coding sequence ATGATTTTGGCGCTGGAAAGTTCCTGCGACGAAACCGCGCTGGCGCTGTTTGATCCGGCGCGCGGATTAGTGGGGGAGTGGGTGAATTCCCAGATGGCGCTGCACGAACGCTACGGCGGTGTGGTGCCCGATCTGGCGACGCGGGAGCACCTGCGCACCGTTGGGCCCATGCTGGAGGTGGTGCGGGCACAACACGACCTGGCAGCGGTCAGCCAAATCGCCGTGACGCACGGACCGGGCCTGGCCGGCTGCCTCGCCATCGGCTCGGCCGCGGCCAAAGCGTTGTCGGTGGCGCTGGGTGTGCCGTTGGTCGGCGTGAACCATCTGCGCGGGCATGCCTTTTCGCCCTTCATCACGTTGCACGCGGTCGCGCCGGCGGAATTCGAGGCGCGCCTGGCGGCGTTGTTGCCGCATCTGGGATTGGTGGTTTCGGGCGGAAACACGCTGTTGTTTTCGCTCGATACGGACCGACGCATCAAGCTCATCTCGTCCACCCGCGACGACGCCGCCGGCGAGGCCCTCGACAAGGGGGCCAAATTGCTGGGGCTGGGCTATCCGGGCGGTCCGTTGGTGGAGAAGCTGGCGCAGAACGGTGACCCGACGGCCTACGATTTCCCTCGGGGCATCGGCAACAAAGCCGAGTTGGATTTCAGTTTTTCGGGTTTGAAAACCTCGCTGCGCTATCAGCTGGAGAAAATGTCTCCCGACGAGATTGCCGTCCGCACTCCCGACCTTTGCGCCAGTTACCAGCAAGCCGTAATCGATGCGTTGGTGCGCAAGTCAAAGCTGGCCCTGCGCACGGGCACATTTCGCAGTATCGGCTTGTCCGGCGGGGTGGCCAACAACCGCCCGCTGCGGACGGCGATGAGCACGATGGCGCAACGACAGGGCGTCGCGTGGGTCGCGGCTGAGCCCCGGCACACGGGCGACAATGGCGGCATGATCGCGTTCGCCGCGTGGGTTGATCCCACGGTGGCATCAACCGATCCGGTGCGTCTGGAAATTCATCCGAGTCTGCCGCTGGCCGTCCCTGCGGCGAACCAGGACTGA